A genomic stretch from Terriglobus sp. RCC_193 includes:
- a CDS encoding PadR family transcriptional regulator, which translates to MFKFSMHCPDPRGFHRGDRRGRRDDRFAGEYAEGREGCFPGGHHGRFGGPRGPFGEGFGPFGKGRGGFGGGRERLFDSGVMRLVILRELAQEPAYGYQLIKRLEERMAGGYRPSAGVIYPTLTMLEEQGFTVATVNEAGKKVYSVTDEGKAFLVENQERLNELEHLMKAAGRGFARDRSPEIMEAMGALREAIGDRIRHEDSTPEQIRKVAEVLQNAAKAIREI; encoded by the coding sequence ATGTTTAAGTTTTCCATGCACTGCCCCGATCCTCGGGGATTCCATCGTGGAGATCGTCGTGGACGGCGCGATGACCGCTTTGCCGGAGAGTACGCAGAAGGTCGCGAAGGATGCTTCCCCGGAGGCCACCACGGACGCTTCGGTGGACCGCGAGGCCCTTTCGGAGAAGGCTTTGGCCCCTTCGGCAAAGGCCGCGGAGGTTTTGGCGGCGGACGCGAACGCCTGTTTGACAGTGGCGTAATGCGTCTGGTCATCCTGCGCGAACTGGCCCAGGAACCGGCTTACGGCTACCAGCTCATCAAGCGGCTGGAAGAACGTATGGCCGGTGGTTATCGCCCCAGCGCTGGCGTGATCTATCCCACGCTCACCATGTTGGAGGAGCAGGGCTTCACCGTCGCCACCGTCAACGAAGCAGGCAAAAAAGTCTACTCCGTCACCGACGAAGGTAAGGCATTCCTGGTTGAAAATCAGGAGCGCCTGAATGAGTTGGAACACCTGATGAAGGCTGCCGGACGCGGATTTGCCCGCGACCGCTCGCCGGAAATAATGGAAGCCATGGGCGCGCTGCGCGAAGCCATCGGCGACCGCATCCGCCACGAAGACAGCACACCGGAACAGATCCGCAAGGTAGCGGAAGTGCTGCAAAACGCAGCCAAAGCCATCCGCGAAATCTGA
- a CDS encoding carboxypeptidase regulatory-like domain-containing protein, translating to MSRIPALFAVTALSLGANLAFAQTTTTGAIGGLVSDQSGAVISGATIRLTDQKTHTSRTVKSSSSGSYRFDLLAPGLYDIHVEQSGFAQLDSSINVNSSQVASADLKLAVGSESQTIEVQAVAGLINAENGNVATTVSQIQVEEVPNSGNNLLFETRITPGFNTGFGTSSRTLYQIDGQNFNDPYNNANNSGASNLTLGLNDVQEASIIANGYSGQYGGLAGATASFVTKSGSNRLHGNASWYWTGRSLVANTYAHKQAGPGNITPRSFVNANQWSALISGPVVIPHVFDGHDKLFFLADAEGLRAIIPATPVTVLLPSQNLQTYTLKKLAANGLSKSIPFYQNMFNIYNAAGAAHGVPVTGPGTSTGNPNASSAYALSTGCGTLNATDMAALGTTAGACTNYYSSTATTYANEALMIFRTDAVLSPHDKMFVRYEHDSGTQPTTTDPVSAAFNAISIQPQHSGQLNETHIFGTKATNSVILAGLWYGALFGPADLNASLAVFPAQLGFADSSLTGLGGSNASFPTGRNITTVQVQDDFALDAGAHTLKFGGKFYYIKENDHYFTANTVPNISAQTMGAFINGGVDTPGGKVTTFTQAFPLRPNYPVGYNQWAAYAEDNWKAHRTLSLSFALRLEHQGNISCLSGCITRLASPWFQLTHDTSIPYNQAYSFNNKETLYGLQKLEWQPRVGFAFNPPIMHDTMVIRGGFGLFYDGLAGSILEGLAKNPPTKNTFSSISGDNLANTETSNLFNDAQALNSAFTSGITSGGTVASIKASLPTSLQKFFTPPSVYTSQPNFRMTYIEKWNLEVQKQFGRWDVVSVNYLGNHALHQPYTNAGLNAYSPAASADKATSAKPYIVGLPTAQPDSRFGTVYYYSSGGSSNYNGVIITATHKFGLSGSLITAGYTLGKQLDTGANGFSTSTATGTTDIGSPVDPYHPNLSYGPSSTDERHNFVVNYVYRLPFKNFFYGGWQISGAAFAYSGLPFTPVDTALSSTISTYSNGAYGGSILPTYLGGGQATCNYGKQICLQKSQFSSSLPGQSNVASVNAAYVRNAFRGPKYISTDLAVTKSFPLHWEGGVFSVSAQAFNVLNHLNFSRPTGSFSSASFATVTTTVNPSGIFSGVGGDDSPRILQLKAKIEF from the coding sequence ATGAGTCGTATCCCGGCACTTTTTGCCGTTACGGCGTTATCCTTGGGCGCAAACCTGGCGTTTGCGCAAACTACAACAACAGGTGCGATCGGCGGTCTGGTCAGCGATCAATCGGGAGCAGTGATTTCCGGTGCCACAATCCGTCTTACCGACCAGAAGACGCATACGTCTCGGACAGTAAAAAGCTCGTCGTCCGGTTCTTATCGCTTCGATCTGCTCGCTCCAGGGCTGTATGACATTCATGTTGAACAGTCGGGATTCGCCCAGTTGGATTCCTCCATCAACGTGAACTCGTCTCAGGTTGCTTCTGCGGACTTGAAGCTCGCTGTTGGCAGCGAATCACAAACGATCGAAGTGCAGGCTGTTGCCGGACTGATCAACGCGGAGAACGGCAACGTTGCCACAACCGTCAGCCAGATCCAGGTGGAAGAGGTACCAAACTCTGGCAACAACCTTCTCTTTGAAACCAGGATCACACCCGGCTTCAATACAGGCTTCGGCACCAGTTCCCGTACCCTTTACCAGATTGACGGACAGAACTTCAACGACCCCTACAACAATGCCAACAACTCCGGCGCATCGAACCTTACGCTGGGCCTGAACGATGTACAGGAAGCGTCGATCATTGCCAACGGCTACTCCGGCCAGTACGGCGGTCTTGCAGGCGCGACAGCCAGCTTTGTGACCAAGAGCGGCTCCAACCGTCTGCATGGCAATGCAAGTTGGTACTGGACTGGACGCTCGCTGGTTGCGAACACCTATGCGCATAAGCAGGCTGGGCCTGGCAACATCACGCCGCGTTCATTTGTGAATGCAAATCAGTGGTCCGCGTTGATCAGTGGTCCGGTCGTGATTCCCCATGTGTTCGATGGCCATGACAAGCTTTTCTTCCTGGCCGATGCGGAAGGTTTGCGTGCCATCATTCCCGCGACGCCGGTTACTGTACTTCTGCCATCGCAAAACCTGCAGACATACACGCTGAAAAAGCTGGCGGCAAACGGATTGTCTAAATCGATCCCGTTCTACCAGAACATGTTCAACATCTATAACGCTGCTGGCGCTGCGCATGGTGTGCCCGTGACCGGCCCCGGCACATCCACCGGTAATCCCAATGCGAGCTCTGCCTACGCGCTATCGACGGGCTGCGGCACGTTGAACGCCACGGACATGGCAGCACTTGGAACCACAGCCGGTGCCTGCACCAACTACTACTCATCCACCGCCACCACCTACGCGAATGAAGCCCTGATGATCTTCCGCACGGATGCTGTACTCAGTCCGCACGACAAGATGTTCGTTCGTTACGAGCACGATTCCGGCACGCAGCCCACCACCACAGACCCTGTCAGCGCCGCCTTTAACGCCATCAGCATTCAGCCCCAGCACAGCGGCCAGTTGAATGAAACACACATCTTCGGAACGAAGGCCACCAACAGCGTTATCCTCGCCGGCCTTTGGTACGGAGCCTTGTTTGGTCCGGCAGACCTGAACGCCTCGCTTGCAGTCTTCCCTGCACAGTTGGGCTTTGCAGACAGTTCATTGACGGGCCTGGGTGGCAGCAATGCCAGCTTCCCCACCGGCCGTAACATCACCACGGTTCAGGTGCAGGACGACTTTGCTCTGGATGCCGGAGCCCACACGCTGAAGTTTGGCGGCAAGTTCTATTACATCAAGGAGAACGACCACTACTTCACCGCGAACACCGTACCGAACATCTCGGCGCAAACTATGGGAGCCTTCATCAACGGTGGTGTGGACACACCCGGAGGCAAAGTCACGACCTTCACACAGGCCTTTCCACTGCGTCCCAACTACCCCGTTGGCTATAACCAATGGGCTGCCTATGCAGAAGACAACTGGAAGGCACACCGCACCTTGAGCCTCTCCTTCGCGCTGCGATTGGAGCACCAGGGCAACATCAGTTGCTTAAGCGGTTGCATCACCCGCCTGGCCTCGCCGTGGTTCCAACTGACTCACGATACCTCGATCCCATACAACCAGGCATACAGCTTCAACAACAAGGAAACACTGTATGGACTGCAGAAGCTGGAATGGCAACCACGCGTCGGCTTCGCCTTCAACCCACCCATCATGCATGACACCATGGTTATCCGTGGCGGTTTCGGGCTCTTCTACGACGGCCTGGCCGGAAGCATTCTCGAAGGCTTAGCCAAGAACCCGCCAACGAAGAATACCTTCTCATCCATCAGCGGCGACAACCTTGCCAACACCGAAACCAGCAATCTGTTCAATGATGCCCAGGCGTTGAACTCAGCCTTCACCTCTGGAATCACCAGCGGCGGCACAGTTGCCAGCATCAAGGCAAGTCTTCCGACCAGCCTGCAGAAGTTCTTCACACCACCTTCGGTGTATACGTCGCAGCCGAATTTCCGCATGACGTATATCGAAAAGTGGAACCTTGAAGTACAGAAGCAGTTCGGACGGTGGGATGTGGTTTCCGTCAACTACCTCGGGAACCACGCACTTCATCAGCCATACACCAATGCGGGTTTGAATGCATACTCTCCGGCAGCGAGTGCAGACAAAGCCACTTCAGCCAAACCGTACATTGTCGGTCTGCCCACCGCGCAGCCTGACTCACGCTTTGGTACGGTGTACTACTACTCTTCCGGTGGCTCCTCAAACTACAACGGCGTCATCATTACGGCGACGCATAAGTTTGGTTTGAGCGGCAGCCTCATCACCGCTGGATACACGCTGGGCAAACAGCTTGATACCGGCGCGAATGGCTTCTCTACCTCCACAGCAACAGGCACAACGGACATTGGCTCACCCGTCGATCCCTACCATCCGAACCTGAGCTATGGACCATCCTCAACAGACGAGCGTCATAACTTTGTCGTGAACTATGTCTACCGTCTACCGTTTAAGAACTTCTTCTACGGTGGGTGGCAGATCTCCGGTGCGGCGTTCGCATACTCCGGCCTTCCCTTTACTCCCGTAGATACGGCGCTGTCTTCCACCATCTCCACCTATTCAAACGGTGCCTATGGCGGAAGCATTCTGCCCACCTATCTCGGCGGCGGCCAGGCCACGTGCAACTACGGCAAACAGATCTGCTTGCAGAAGTCGCAGTTCTCCAGTTCTCTTCCGGGACAGAGTAACGTGGCTTCCGTCAATGCAGCTTATGTACGCAATGCGTTCCGCGGGCCCAAGTACATCAGCACAGATCTTGCGGTCACAAAGTCTTTCCCGTTGCACTGGGAAGGCGGCGTGTTCTCAGTCTCAGCTCAGGCGTTCAACGTCCTGAATCACCTTAACTTCTCGCGCCCCACCGGCTCCTTCTCTTCGGCCTCGTTCGCAACCGTCACCACCACAGTGAATCCATCGGGCATCTTCAGCGGTGTAGGCGGTGATGACTCACCTCGTATTCTTCAGTTGAAGGCGAAGATCGAGTTCTAA
- the folE gene encoding GTP cyclohydrolase I FolE, which translates to MEDSRLETHTALADPTLELHAASTEDIHRELLRRLGEDPARDGLLKTPERITKAMTYLTQGYEQSATEILRGALFDVDYDEMVIVRNIEFYSLCEHHVLPFFGKAHVAYIPKGKVIGLSKVARLVDVYARRLQVQERMTREIADAIVDAINPQGVAVILEAQHLCMMMRGVEKQGSMTSTSTMLGCFRESAQTRNEFLSLIRRSAV; encoded by the coding sequence ATGGAAGATAGCCGTTTGGAGACACATACTGCCCTTGCTGATCCCACGCTGGAATTGCATGCGGCGAGCACCGAAGATATTCACCGCGAGTTGCTGCGTCGGCTTGGGGAAGACCCTGCACGCGATGGATTGCTGAAGACACCGGAGCGCATCACGAAGGCGATGACGTATCTGACACAGGGATACGAGCAGAGCGCAACGGAGATTTTGCGTGGTGCGTTGTTCGATGTGGACTATGACGAGATGGTCATTGTCCGCAACATTGAATTTTATTCGTTGTGCGAGCACCATGTGCTGCCGTTCTTCGGTAAGGCGCATGTTGCGTACATTCCAAAGGGCAAGGTGATTGGCCTGAGCAAAGTGGCTCGGCTGGTGGATGTGTATGCGCGACGTTTGCAGGTGCAGGAACGCATGACGCGCGAGATTGCGGATGCGATTGTGGATGCCATCAATCCGCAGGGTGTGGCTGTGATCCTGGAAGCGCAGCACCTGTGCATGATGATGCGCGGCGTGGAGAAACAGGGGAGTATGACGTCGACCTCGACGATGCTGGGATGCTTCCGTGAAAGCGCGCAGACGCGGAATGAGTTTCTTTCGCTGATCCGGCGGTCGGCGGTCTAA
- a CDS encoding 6-carboxytetrahydropterin synthase, which produces MAPLAYFSRRYRFSAMHRLHAPSLSVEENRETYGKCNNPFGHGHNYFVEVTVAGPIDPVTGFVVDMSKLDALAKRELIDRFDQVSMNADPVFAGEIVPSTENLTIEVERIFRSEVPKLDAAGKLRLHAIRIEETANNSFDLPSDNRTQPVLS; this is translated from the coding sequence ATGGCTCCGCTGGCCTATTTCTCGCGGCGATATCGGTTTTCGGCGATGCATCGTCTGCATGCGCCCTCGCTTTCGGTGGAAGAGAATCGCGAGACGTATGGGAAGTGCAACAATCCGTTTGGGCATGGCCACAACTACTTTGTGGAAGTGACCGTCGCGGGGCCGATTGATCCGGTGACGGGCTTTGTGGTGGATATGTCGAAGCTGGATGCGCTGGCGAAACGAGAGTTGATCGACAGGTTCGATCAGGTTTCGATGAATGCTGATCCGGTATTTGCCGGGGAGATTGTGCCTTCCACGGAGAACCTGACGATTGAGGTGGAACGCATCTTCCGCAGCGAAGTGCCGAAGCTGGATGCAGCGGGGAAGCTGCGGCTTCATGCGATACGGATTGAGGAGACGGCGAATAACAGTTTCGATCTGCCGTCAGATAACAGGACGCAGCCGGTGCTTTCGTAG
- a CDS encoding 6-pyruvoyl tetrahydropterin synthase family protein, producing the protein MIYLTRKADFSSAHFYRNPDWSEEKNRAVFGKCANANGHGHNYTLEVTVGGEVDPVTGFVVDLKLLKDILEEQVVSVYDHRHLNHEVPEFASTVPTTENIAVAIWRRLDGKIPNAKLHRVRVYEMDDLFADYYGEEA; encoded by the coding sequence ATGATTTACTTGACGCGCAAAGCCGACTTTTCTTCCGCGCACTTCTATCGCAACCCGGATTGGAGCGAGGAGAAGAACCGCGCTGTTTTTGGCAAGTGTGCCAACGCGAATGGGCATGGCCATAACTACACGCTGGAAGTGACAGTTGGTGGTGAGGTGGATCCGGTGACCGGGTTTGTGGTGGACCTGAAGCTGCTGAAGGACATCCTGGAAGAGCAGGTGGTCAGCGTGTATGACCATCGGCATCTGAATCATGAAGTGCCGGAGTTTGCTTCGACGGTGCCCACTACCGAGAACATTGCGGTGGCTATCTGGCGTCGGCTGGATGGGAAGATTCCCAATGCGAAGCTGCATCGCGTGCGTGTGTATGAGATGGACGACCTGTTTGCCGATTACTACGGCGAGGAGGCCTGA
- a CDS encoding glycosyltransferase family 2 protein encodes MSDDQNNTPDLTKPAPDFEFHFDGTPSAASVRREAAVSSKIVEEEPSTHALTVLIPARNEAHNIGGCLESLLRQSEPGFELGRHWHLLVIDDSSTDETFAIASKLAEGRDGVQVLRAEPLKSQRKGFTGKNAALWFGAQQPVAQTAKWLLFTDADTLHEPNSLHRAIVEAERHDVALLSYSPKQINANLAQRAVMPLIFSELASTYPPKKVSDPSSPIAAANGQFLLVRRQVYFDVGGHKAVAAEVLEDVALAQKVKRRYAIRFRYAPEAVSARMYRTTAEMVEGWTKNLALLFRNPLFMALIALLNFVQLLGLPLLPFVWPNLVYWQVLAIAILWLRVLVRYFGRVGRSNAPFVDRVLSIVALPLFALLLFRSWQKVKIARAVVWKGREYTT; translated from the coding sequence ATGAGTGACGATCAGAACAACACGCCGGATTTGACCAAACCGGCCCCGGATTTTGAGTTTCACTTTGACGGTACCCCCTCCGCCGCTTCGGTGCGTCGGGAGGCTGCAGTGTCTTCAAAGATTGTGGAAGAGGAGCCTTCCACCCACGCCCTGACGGTGTTGATTCCGGCGCGGAATGAGGCGCACAACATCGGTGGATGCCTGGAATCGCTGCTGCGGCAGAGCGAACCGGGGTTTGAGCTGGGGCGGCATTGGCACCTGCTGGTGATCGACGACAGTTCCACGGATGAGACGTTTGCCATTGCGTCGAAGCTGGCTGAGGGACGCGACGGTGTGCAGGTGCTCCGCGCCGAACCGCTGAAGTCGCAGAGAAAAGGGTTTACCGGCAAGAATGCGGCGTTGTGGTTCGGAGCGCAGCAGCCGGTGGCGCAGACGGCGAAGTGGCTGCTGTTTACGGATGCGGACACGCTGCATGAGCCGAACTCGCTGCATCGGGCCATTGTGGAGGCGGAGCGGCATGATGTGGCCCTGCTGAGCTATTCGCCGAAGCAGATCAACGCGAACCTGGCGCAGCGGGCGGTGATGCCACTGATCTTTTCGGAGCTTGCCAGCACGTATCCGCCGAAGAAGGTGAGCGATCCTTCCAGCCCGATTGCGGCGGCGAATGGGCAGTTTCTGCTGGTGCGGCGGCAGGTTTATTTCGATGTGGGCGGACATAAGGCTGTTGCTGCCGAAGTGCTGGAGGACGTCGCGCTGGCGCAGAAGGTGAAGCGGCGGTACGCGATTCGTTTCCGCTATGCGCCGGAGGCTGTATCGGCAAGGATGTATCGCACGACGGCGGAGATGGTGGAGGGCTGGACGAAGAACCTGGCACTGCTATTTCGCAATCCACTGTTCATGGCGCTGATTGCGCTGCTGAATTTTGTGCAGTTGCTGGGACTGCCGCTGCTGCCGTTTGTGTGGCCGAACCTGGTGTACTGGCAGGTACTGGCTATTGCGATTTTGTGGCTGCGGGTGCTGGTGCGGTACTTCGGGCGGGTAGGGCGGTCGAATGCGCCGTTTGTGGATCGCGTGTTGAGTATTGTGGCGCTGCCGCTGTTTGCATTATTGCTGTTCCGGTCGTGGCAGAAGGTGAAGATTGCCCGGGCTGTGGTTTGGAAGGGGCGGGAGTACACAACGTGA
- a CDS encoding TlpA family protein disulfide reductase, with protein MRFRVASRSLLLSASLLAPALFAGCNRGDHPQQIAEVAPDFTVHNGAQTIQLSKFRGKVVLLNFWATWCAPCIDELPSLQRLQALRPDIQVVAVSIDDDPDAYSKFLAQYSINLLSVRDGTQGANLKYGSVRVPETFLIDRQGNIRRKFIGPQEWTNSEIMSYLDKI; from the coding sequence GTGAGATTCCGCGTCGCCTCCCGCTCCCTGCTTCTGTCCGCCAGTCTGCTGGCCCCTGCCCTTTTCGCGGGCTGCAACCGCGGCGATCACCCGCAGCAAATCGCAGAAGTGGCGCCCGATTTCACCGTCCACAACGGCGCACAGACCATCCAACTGAGCAAGTTCCGGGGTAAGGTCGTCCTGCTCAACTTCTGGGCCACGTGGTGCGCTCCCTGCATTGACGAGCTGCCCAGCCTGCAGCGTCTGCAAGCCCTGCGACCGGACATCCAGGTAGTCGCCGTCTCCATCGACGACGATCCCGACGCCTACAGCAAATTCCTCGCGCAATACAGCATCAACCTGCTGAGCGTCCGCGACGGCACACAGGGCGCGAACCTGAAGTACGGCTCCGTCCGCGTACCGGAAACCTTCCTGATCGACCGCCAGGGCAACATCCGCCGCAAATTCATCGGCCCGCAGGAGTGGACGAACTCCGAGATCATGAGCTATCTCGACAAAATCTAA
- a CDS encoding ThuA domain-containing protein, which translates to MIRPLAAVACLLFATCAVAQDSTALLKEKTVPSPGRPQSIKDGVQIQKAQLEDYVAMLDNLPLTAPAKPKQPRKLLILCKAAGFFHSSIPLAAETVKAMGEKTGAYAATITYDSADINAANLAKYDGIFLDSTTLEFLGDPKDPATDARKKALMDFVRSGHGIAGIHAAGDTYHTVPARNSGEKPQGTWPEFNKMIGGFFKFHWVYPQPVWVKIDDPKSPLTAMFHGREFEVHDEIYTFLQESFSRKNVHVLTSVDYSKMSAEDKAKEPAATKRTDGDYALSWIHREGKGRVFYEALGHSEHIYAMTPIMTHVLAGIQYTLGDLPANDAPSVK; encoded by the coding sequence GTGATCCGTCCGCTTGCTGCTGTCGCCTGCCTGTTGTTTGCCACCTGTGCCGTTGCACAGGATTCCACCGCGCTGTTGAAAGAGAAGACGGTGCCCAGCCCGGGGCGTCCGCAATCGATCAAGGATGGCGTGCAGATTCAGAAGGCGCAGTTGGAAGACTATGTGGCCATGCTGGATAACCTGCCGCTGACGGCTCCCGCAAAGCCGAAACAGCCGCGCAAGTTGCTGATCCTGTGCAAGGCTGCAGGATTTTTCCATTCCTCGATTCCGCTGGCTGCGGAGACGGTGAAGGCGATGGGCGAGAAGACGGGCGCGTATGCCGCGACCATTACGTATGACTCCGCTGATATCAACGCCGCAAACCTGGCCAAGTATGACGGCATTTTTCTGGATAGCACCACGCTGGAATTCCTGGGTGATCCCAAGGACCCGGCGACGGATGCGCGGAAGAAAGCGCTGATGGATTTTGTGCGCAGTGGTCATGGCATTGCCGGGATTCATGCTGCGGGTGACACCTATCACACCGTTCCGGCGCGTAATTCCGGTGAAAAACCGCAGGGAACATGGCCAGAGTTCAACAAGATGATCGGCGGTTTCTTCAAATTTCACTGGGTGTATCCGCAACCGGTGTGGGTGAAGATCGACGATCCCAAGAGCCCGCTGACGGCGATGTTCCATGGCCGCGAGTTTGAGGTGCATGACGAGATCTACACCTTCCTGCAGGAGTCGTTCAGCAGGAAGAATGTGCACGTGCTGACGAGCGTGGATTATTCAAAGATGTCCGCGGAGGACAAGGCGAAGGAGCCCGCCGCGACGAAGCGTACGGATGGCGACTATGCGTTGAGCTGGATTCATCGCGAGGGCAAGGGGCGCGTCTTTTATGAGGCGCTGGGGCATAGCGAACACATCTATGCCATGACGCCGATCATGACGCATGTGCTGGCGGGGATTCAGTACACGCTGGGCGATTTGCCTGCGAACGATGCGCCGAGCGTGAAGTAG